Proteins from one Syntrophaceae bacterium genomic window:
- a CDS encoding PAS domain S-box protein → MTDIPFLGLIHNAALLLAVAFIFDVSATRWTKGRTSLHQLPVGFVIGVIGITVMLTSWTFMPGIIFDTRSVLLGISGLFFGLIPTVIAMAMTALFRIHQGGPGVLTGVSVIVTTGTIGIAWRHLRRGSLDGMSWREIYLFGLVIHLAMLSLMLTLPWESALRALSNLTLPVLAVFPLGTTFLGVLMVNRLKREQAEDMLRKNEEKYRFLFENAVEGILIAQDEKVQFVNPSLVNALGYPEEVIKNRPFVSFIHPEDRRKVLDRHLRRLGGEEVETGYDFRAITASGAELWLEIHSKAIPWEGVPASLNFLIDVTERKRTEQILRRQQDRLDLAQSAGKVGVFDWDMVSGKEIWTSQLEILYGMEPEQREHRGYEWLPLIHPEDREEAESVVKRSIREGRKEMEADYRIVHKNGDVRWMSIRATITYDASGHPVRMVGTCVDITERKQLEMEREAATDRLRRGLAATVQAISIAVEARDPYTAGHQKRTADLARAIATEMGLPADQIDFIRIAATIHDIGKISVPAEILSKPTKLSAIEFRLIQIHPETGHEILKDIDFPWPVAEVILQHHERMDGSGYPHGITGESILIEARILAVADVVESMASHRPYRPALGIEVAMEEISGNQGLRYDPDVVSACVRLFREKGYSLD, encoded by the coding sequence ATGACCGACATTCCCTTTCTTGGCCTGATTCACAATGCAGCTCTCCTGCTGGCGGTCGCTTTTATCTTCGATGTGAGCGCGACCCGCTGGACCAAGGGCCGGACATCGCTCCATCAGCTGCCCGTCGGCTTTGTCATCGGAGTGATCGGCATCACCGTCATGCTGACGTCGTGGACGTTCATGCCGGGCATTATTTTCGATACGCGCTCCGTACTCCTGGGCATATCGGGTCTTTTCTTCGGTCTCATCCCCACCGTGATTGCCATGGCGATGACCGCACTGTTTCGCATTCATCAGGGGGGACCGGGCGTCCTGACGGGTGTCAGCGTGATCGTCACGACCGGAACGATCGGGATTGCATGGCGGCACCTGCGTCGAGGCTCTCTGGACGGGATGTCGTGGCGCGAGATTTACCTGTTCGGCCTTGTTATCCACCTGGCCATGCTGTCCCTGATGCTGACGCTTCCCTGGGAGTCCGCCCTGCGGGCGCTTTCCAATCTCACTCTGCCCGTTCTTGCCGTCTTCCCGCTGGGGACGACGTTCCTGGGTGTTCTGATGGTCAACCGGCTGAAACGGGAACAGGCGGAGGACATGCTTCGGAAAAACGAAGAGAAGTACCGATTCCTCTTCGAAAACGCCGTGGAGGGCATCCTGATCGCCCAGGACGAGAAGGTTCAGTTCGTCAATCCATCGCTTGTCAACGCCCTCGGATATCCGGAGGAGGTCATCAAAAACAGGCCTTTCGTTTCGTTCATCCATCCCGAAGACCGCCGGAAGGTCCTGGATCGTCATCTCCGGAGACTCGGAGGCGAAGAGGTCGAAACGGGATACGATTTCCGGGCCATTACGGCGTCCGGAGCCGAACTGTGGCTGGAAATCCATTCGAAGGCCATCCCCTGGGAGGGCGTCCCCGCCTCCCTCAATTTTCTCATCGATGTCACCGAACGCAAACGGACGGAGCAGATCCTTCGCCGGCAGCAGGACCGGCTGGATCTGGCCCAGTCCGCAGGGAAGGTCGGCGTTTTCGACTGGGACATGGTGAGCGGGAAAGAAATCTGGACGTCGCAGCTGGAGATTCTCTACGGAATGGAACCGGAGCAGCGTGAGCATCGCGGCTATGAATGGCTCCCGCTGATTCACCCGGAGGATCGGGAGGAAGCCGAGTCCGTTGTAAAGCGAAGCATCCGAGAGGGCCGAAAGGAGATGGAGGCGGACTACCGGATCGTCCATAAAAACGGCGACGTCCGGTGGATGTCGATCCGGGCGACCATCACCTATGACGCATCCGGCCATCCCGTCCGCATGGTGGGCACCTGCGTGGACATCACCGAGCGAAAGCAACTGGAGATGGAACGGGAGGCGGCAACGGACAGGCTGAGGAGGGGCCTGGCGGCAACGGTTCAGGCCATTTCCATCGCCGTGGAAGCCCGGGATCCTTACACGGCGGGCCACCAGAAAAGGACAGCCGATCTGGCCCGGGCGATTGCGACGGAGATGGGCCTTCCGGCGGACCAGATCGATTTCATCCGCATAGCGGCCACCATTCACGACATTGGGAAGATCTCCGTCCCGGCGGAGATCCTCAGCAAGCCGACCAAGCTCTCCGCCATCGAGTTCAGGCTGATCCAGATCCACCCGGAGACTGGGCATGAAATCCTCAAGGATATCGACTTTCCCTGGCCGGTGGCGGAAGTGATCCTCCAGCACCATGAGCGGATGGACGGGTCGGGATACCCGCATGGCATAACCGGGGAAAGCATCCTGATCGAGGCCCGGATCCTTGCCGTCGCCGATGTCGTCGAATCGATGGCCTCCCACCGGCCATACCGGCCGGCGCTGGGAATCGAAGTCGCCATGGAGGAGATTTCAGGAAACCAAGGGCTTCGTTACGATCCGGACGTGGTCTCCGCCTGTGTCAGGCTGTTTCGCGAAAAGGGATACAGCCTGGACTGA
- a CDS encoding MucR family transcriptional regulator produces MANPLVELTAEIVISHASSAALTKEELLETIKEVYSTLEALEKGVPAGGAEAKPTAGVKAKRGRPRTKVMAEKPAKQEKPAEPVKPLVPEGPVLSFEEAFQPDEVGCMICGKRGMKTLKKHLSAEHGLKPGQYKRRFKIPKDVDLVAPKYAAARRQMAIDRGLPEKLAAARALRKKKAE; encoded by the coding sequence ATGGCCAATCCACTCGTCGAACTAACAGCGGAAATTGTTATTTCCCATGCATCCAGTGCGGCTTTGACAAAAGAAGAGCTTCTGGAAACAATAAAGGAAGTCTATTCAACCCTCGAAGCGCTGGAAAAAGGCGTTCCGGCCGGGGGTGCCGAAGCAAAGCCGACAGCGGGAGTAAAAGCAAAGAGAGGACGACCGAGGACCAAAGTTATGGCGGAGAAGCCGGCAAAGCAGGAAAAACCGGCGGAACCCGTGAAACCGCTTGTTCCCGAAGGACCGGTGTTGTCGTTTGAAGAGGCGTTTCAGCCGGACGAGGTGGGCTGCATGATCTGCGGCAAGAGAGGCATGAAGACCCTGAAAAAGCATCTCTCGGCCGAACATGGGCTGAAACCCGGCCAGTACAAGAGAAGGTTCAAGATTCCCAAGGATGTGGATCTGGTGGCCCCGAAGTATGCCGCAGCAAGGCGCCAGATGGCCATCGACAGGGGGCTTCCGGAAAAGCTGGCGGCCGCCAGGGCCTTGCGGAAAAAGAAGGCCGAATAG
- a CDS encoding tetratricopeptide repeat protein: MKRPDTRTKKIVICAALVLLVLAVFWPLQRYDFVNYDDNLYVQDNDCLTEGLTAKSLKWMLTATDGGMWHPVTWLSLFVDYSLYGPSPGGFHRTNMLIHALATALLFLVLSAMTGSLRKSALAAALFGIHPLHVESVAWIAERKDVLCGLFWMLTMGSYLWYARKPGIGRYLAVCSLFLLGLASKAMIVTLPFLLVLLDFYPLHRVIGKDLPPVESSPWKRAAFSVLVLEKLPLILLAAAASAAAVYSQGKAGALVPVDTYGFDARLANAIVSYGSYLVKTLWPTDLSVFYPLPAAWPVLEILSYGFLLVAISLGVLIGRRRYPYLALGWLWYLGTLVPVIGLVHIGSQAMADRYTYIPLIGIFIILAWGGADLAAALRLRRPLRMFLSAALILAPALLSARQVEAWQNDRALFSQALRAVPDNWLAYNSLGTSLRERGDHEASIAAIRKALAIRPHYAAGYNNLGNTLMATGAYEEAGAQYRKALEIHPDLASAHSNLANSLIAGGKKEDALRHYRIALRIDPSFVDAHYNLGIALVKLGRIDEGLPHLERSVSMRPNNSDAWNNLGVAQAMKGKKPEAMASFRRVLQLNPNHREARKNLLAMEAETVHSR; the protein is encoded by the coding sequence ATGAAACGGCCGGACACCCGAACGAAGAAAATTGTCATCTGCGCCGCCCTCGTCCTGCTTGTGCTGGCCGTGTTCTGGCCCTTGCAGCGTTATGATTTCGTCAACTACGACGACAATCTCTACGTTCAGGACAACGACTGCCTCACGGAAGGCCTCACCGCAAAATCTCTGAAGTGGATGCTTACGGCGACGGACGGAGGAATGTGGCATCCCGTGACATGGCTTTCCCTGTTCGTCGATTACAGCCTGTACGGCCCTTCTCCGGGCGGCTTTCACCGCACGAACATGTTGATCCACGCCCTGGCGACGGCACTGCTGTTTCTCGTGCTCTCGGCCATGACGGGTTCCCTTCGGAAAAGCGCCTTGGCGGCCGCCCTGTTCGGGATCCACCCCCTCCACGTTGAGTCCGTCGCCTGGATCGCCGAGCGAAAGGACGTCCTGTGCGGATTGTTCTGGATGCTGACGATGGGGTCCTATCTCTGGTACGCGAGAAAGCCCGGCATTGGCCGCTACCTCGCGGTCTGCAGCCTCTTTCTCCTGGGCCTGGCCTCGAAAGCGATGATCGTGACGCTGCCTTTCCTCCTGGTCCTGCTCGATTTCTACCCGCTTCACAGGGTCATCGGCAAAGACTTGCCCCCTGTGGAATCGTCTCCGTGGAAAAGAGCCGCCTTTTCCGTTCTCGTCCTGGAGAAGCTGCCCCTGATCCTGCTTGCCGCAGCGGCAAGCGCGGCGGCCGTGTACAGCCAGGGAAAGGCCGGCGCCCTGGTTCCTGTCGATACGTATGGATTTGATGCCAGGCTGGCCAATGCAATCGTCTCGTACGGCAGCTACCTTGTCAAAACTCTCTGGCCAACGGACCTCTCTGTCTTTTATCCGCTTCCGGCTGCCTGGCCCGTGCTTGAAATCCTGTCCTATGGTTTTCTCCTTGTCGCCATCAGTCTTGGCGTCCTGATCGGAAGGCGGCGTTATCCATACCTGGCCCTGGGCTGGCTCTGGTACCTGGGCACCCTTGTTCCGGTCATCGGACTGGTGCATATCGGCTCCCAGGCCATGGCGGACCGCTATACCTATATCCCCCTGATCGGCATCTTCATCATTCTTGCCTGGGGAGGCGCGGATCTCGCGGCGGCACTGCGTCTCCGGCGGCCGCTTCGGATGTTCCTTTCTGCAGCCCTGATCCTGGCTCCGGCACTTCTGTCGGCTCGCCAGGTGGAGGCCTGGCAAAATGACCGGGCCCTGTTTTCGCAAGCCCTACGGGCTGTACCGGACAACTGGCTTGCCTATAACAGCCTGGGTACGTCCCTGAGGGAACGAGGCGACCATGAAGCATCCATCGCAGCCATCCGGAAGGCTCTGGCCATCAGGCCGCACTACGCCGCAGGCTACAACAACCTCGGGAACACGCTGATGGCGACGGGCGCTTATGAGGAGGCGGGAGCACAGTACCGGAAGGCCCTGGAGATCCATCCGGACCTGGCCTCGGCCCACAGCAATCTCGCCAACAGCCTCATCGCCGGGGGAAAAAAGGAAGATGCACTGCGCCACTACCGGATCGCCCTGCGGATCGATCCCTCCTTCGTCGACGCCCATTACAATCTGGGGATCGCCCTCGTGAAACTGGGACGGATCGACGAGGGGCTCCCGCATCTGGAGCGGTCCGTATCCATGCGACCGAACAATTCCGATGCGTGGAACAACCTGGGCGTTGCCCAGGCGATGAAAGGGAAAAAGCCGGAAGCGATGGCTTCGTTCAGGCGGGTGCTTCAACTGAATCCGAACCATCGGGAAGCAAGGAAGAACTTGCTTGCCATGGAAGCGGAAACGGTGCACAGCCGGTAA
- a CDS encoding TonB-dependent receptor gives MNIEVDTVYGASRFEQKVTRAPASVSIITADDIRHYGYRTLADILSGVRDFYISNDRNYSYIGSRGFSRPGDYNSRFLLMIDGHRLNDSIYEQAAIGSDFPLDVDLIDRVEVIRGASSSLYGTNAFLGVIHVLTKKGGRVGGVELSGETGSQYTFKGRLTYGGRFEDRNTEVLFSATKYRSKGNRELFYPEFNSPETSYGTVQGGDGEAYGNAFLNLSNGFLNLQGAFLSREKDIPTAAWGTVFNQAGTKSIDDRGYADLRFDRTFDNGLGVLARLYYDHYRYDGDYVFPYLLNRDQAIGQSWGGELKATKVLFDRHRLVAGVEYTDYFRQDQLNWDENPRIEYLNDQRSTYQWAAYLQGEVTLLPELILNLGVRYDHYGTFGDTVNPRLALIYALRETTHLKLLYGESFRAPSVYELYYSDGNVASKANPDLQPEKIASYEFVLEQYFPRDIKMTGSLFRNTIRNLIVLQTDPSDGLLVFRNVDKMETAGIGLEFEKRWSSGIRGRIAYTYQESENKLDGTVPVASPRHLAKMRVLIPFLDERLTLSLEEQYVDSRRTIGGTDAAPYFLTNVTLLGRGWIPGLEGSVSVYNVFDKRYEDPASQEHVQNTITRDGREFRFKLTYRF, from the coding sequence ATGAACATCGAAGTGGATACGGTGTACGGGGCGTCGCGGTTCGAACAGAAAGTCACCCGGGCTCCGGCGTCCGTCTCCATCATCACGGCGGACGACATCCGGCATTACGGCTACCGCACCCTGGCGGACATCCTTTCCGGCGTCCGGGATTTCTACATAAGCAATGATCGGAATTACAGCTATATAGGCAGCAGGGGTTTCTCCCGCCCGGGGGACTACAACAGCCGGTTTCTGCTGATGATCGACGGCCACCGCCTCAACGACAGCATCTACGAGCAGGCGGCGATCGGATCGGATTTTCCCCTGGATGTGGACCTGATCGATCGGGTGGAGGTCATCCGCGGTGCCAGTTCATCCCTGTACGGAACAAACGCTTTTCTCGGGGTCATCCATGTCCTGACGAAAAAGGGCGGGCGGGTGGGCGGCGTGGAGCTGTCCGGCGAAACGGGATCGCAGTACACCTTCAAGGGCAGGCTTACCTATGGCGGGCGTTTCGAGGACCGGAACACGGAAGTCCTGTTCTCGGCGACGAAGTATCGCAGCAAAGGGAACCGGGAGCTGTTCTATCCCGAGTTCAACAGTCCGGAAACCTCGTATGGAACCGTGCAGGGCGGAGACGGGGAGGCATATGGAAACGCTTTTCTGAACCTGTCGAATGGATTCTTGAATCTACAGGGGGCGTTCTTGAGCAGGGAAAAGGACATCCCGACAGCGGCCTGGGGAACGGTTTTCAACCAGGCGGGGACGAAATCCATCGACGACAGGGGGTATGCCGATCTTCGTTTCGACCGGACCTTCGACAACGGGCTCGGTGTCCTGGCCCGTCTTTATTATGACCATTATCGTTATGACGGGGATTATGTGTTTCCGTACCTCCTGAACAGGGACCAGGCGATCGGCCAGTCCTGGGGTGGGGAACTGAAAGCCACCAAAGTGCTCTTCGATCGTCACCGGCTGGTCGCAGGTGTGGAATACACGGATTATTTCCGGCAGGATCAGTTGAACTGGGACGAGAATCCAAGGATCGAGTACCTCAACGACCAGCGGTCAACGTACCAGTGGGCGGCGTACCTGCAGGGTGAAGTCACGCTCCTTCCGGAACTGATTCTAAATCTGGGTGTCCGTTACGATCATTACGGCACCTTCGGCGACACGGTGAATCCGCGGCTGGCGCTGATTTACGCCCTTCGGGAAACGACACACCTCAAACTCCTGTACGGCGAGTCTTTCCGGGCGCCGAGCGTCTATGAGCTGTATTACAGCGACGGCAATGTGGCATCGAAGGCCAATCCTGATCTCCAACCGGAGAAGATCGCCTCCTATGAGTTCGTCCTGGAACAGTATTTCCCCAGGGATATCAAGATGACGGGCTCGCTGTTCCGGAACACCATCCGGAACCTGATTGTGCTCCAGACGGATCCGTCGGACGGTCTGCTGGTTTTTCGGAACGTGGACAAAATGGAGACGGCGGGGATCGGCCTGGAGTTTGAAAAGCGCTGGAGCAGCGGAATCCGGGGGCGCATCGCCTACACCTACCAGGAGTCCGAAAACAAACTGGATGGAACGGTCCCGGTCGCATCCCCGAGACACCTGGCCAAGATGCGAGTACTGATTCCATTCCTCGACGAGCGGCTGACGCTGTCGCTGGAAGAACAATACGTGGACAGCCGCCGGACGATCGGCGGGACCGACGCGGCCCCTTACTTCCTGACGAACGTCACCCTTCTGGGCAGGGGTTGGATCCCGGGCCTGGAGGGGTCGGTCAGCGTGTATAACGTCTTCGACAAGCGATACGAAGACCCGGCCTCCCAGGAGCACGTGCAGAATACGATCACCCGGGACGGACGTGAATTCAGGTTCAAACTGACGTATCGCTTCTGA
- a CDS encoding YfiR family protein has translation MSGNRSSRLIVFMLIAGIVLGFPATALSEDKPVREYDLKAAFLYNLLKFVNWPDEIQCGSHLVIGIFGDDPFGASMEVLKDKMIGRRLIVIRKGRSLQALKRCDVLFVSRSESDRVERVVRSALPMHTLVVGDSAGFAERGVMINFFLHERKLRFEINVDAVRRAGLTVSSQVLRLGRVVQE, from the coding sequence ATGTCCGGAAATCGCTCATCCAGGCTCATCGTCTTCATGCTGATCGCAGGGATCGTCCTGGGGTTTCCGGCCACAGCTCTTTCCGAAGACAAGCCCGTCCGCGAATATGATCTCAAGGCGGCATTCCTGTATAATCTTCTGAAGTTCGTCAACTGGCCCGATGAAATCCAGTGCGGTTCCCACCTGGTCATCGGGATTTTCGGCGATGATCCTTTCGGTGCCTCCATGGAGGTCCTGAAGGACAAGATGATCGGCAGGCGCCTCATCGTCATCCGCAAGGGACGCAGCCTCCAGGCGCTGAAGCGCTGCGATGTCCTGTTCGTTTCCCGGTCCGAGTCGGATAGGGTCGAAAGGGTCGTGCGTTCCGCCCTTCCGATGCATACCCTGGTCGTCGGGGACTCGGCCGGGTTTGCGGAACGGGGCGTCATGATCAACTTTTTCCTTCATGAACGGAAGCTTCGTTTTGAAATCAATGTGGATGCGGTCCGACGCGCGGGATTGACGGTCAGTTCCCAGGTTCTGAGGCTGGGACGGGTGGTCCAGGAGTAG
- a CDS encoding PAS domain S-box protein, protein MPFERFKSMPIRRKLVSIGLITMAVAVGIMSLFLLVREIVTFRTTFLEHLTAQADMAGYSIKAALVFDVHKDAEEAIAALGLDRNILSVAVYDRQGKIFVTYNRDVSKASFDLPGEPKETFDWLGGFVQIVEPVVVDGEPVGSILIRSSLGPFFSRLVGYIVMSLIAMLIAMAIGFGLATRLGNLIARPILEITDVMQRVASRKDFRLRVESDSRDEIGFLAGNLNEMLSQIQMRDEELEEHRHNLERLVRLRTDALEKANRRLTAELQHRKLAEEEHLRLATAIEQSAEGIYLADPNWIILYTNPAFDRMLGYKPGELLGWHTRLLKSGMHDRDFYRNIRETMARGEIWTGRAFNKRKDGSIVPIEATLSPVRDGTGRIINYVSSHRDITLQLEAEEVRMALQDRLQRAEKMEALGTLAGGVAHDLNNVIGVLVGYSELLLIKSPENSPLKAYAAQILQGGQRAAAIIQDLLTLARRGVTVSEVLNINHVITDFMKSPEQENIRSYNAGVRFDVHLDQGLLNIRGSRIHLTKTVMNLLLNAVESIPGDGRVTIRTENVYLDTPLPGYESTKEGEYAVLTVADSGIGISQDNLERIFEPFYTKKVMGRSGTGLGLAVVWGTVKDHDGYIHVQSEEGLGTTFALYFPLCRESLPEQQEAVSRKEYEGRGERILVVDDVEGQRNLAVSMLDGLGYTVHAVASGEEAVLHLKANPADLVVLDMIMDPGWDGLETYREIVKIYPRQKAIIVSGYALTERVREAQALGAGAYIRKPYVMEQIGLAVRGELRQPGERRQTPVRPGEGSAS, encoded by the coding sequence ATGCCTTTCGAACGATTCAAATCGATGCCCATCCGGAGGAAGCTGGTCTCCATCGGCCTCATCACAATGGCCGTCGCCGTCGGCATCATGTCCCTTTTTCTGCTGGTCCGAGAGATTGTCACGTTCCGGACAACGTTCCTCGAGCATCTTACGGCGCAGGCCGATATGGCCGGTTACAGCATCAAGGCCGCCCTGGTATTCGATGTTCACAAGGATGCGGAGGAGGCGATCGCCGCCCTCGGGCTGGACAGGAACATTCTGTCCGTGGCCGTTTACGACAGGCAGGGAAAGATTTTCGTCACATACAACAGAGATGTGTCGAAGGCATCGTTTGATCTGCCGGGAGAACCAAAGGAAACCTTTGACTGGCTCGGAGGATTTGTCCAGATCGTCGAGCCCGTTGTCGTGGACGGCGAGCCGGTGGGATCGATCCTGATCCGGTCGAGTCTGGGCCCGTTTTTTAGCCGGCTGGTCGGCTACATTGTCATGAGCTTGATTGCAATGCTCATTGCGATGGCCATCGGCTTCGGTCTGGCGACCCGGCTCGGCAATCTGATCGCCCGGCCGATCCTGGAGATCACGGATGTCATGCAACGTGTTGCGAGCAGGAAGGATTTTCGCTTGCGCGTGGAGTCCGATTCCCGTGACGAAATCGGATTTCTCGCCGGGAACCTGAACGAGATGCTGTCACAGATCCAAATGCGGGACGAGGAACTGGAGGAGCATCGCCATAATCTGGAGAGGCTGGTCCGGCTGCGGACCGACGCCCTGGAGAAGGCGAACCGGCGCCTCACGGCGGAGCTGCAGCACCGCAAGCTCGCGGAGGAAGAACATCTTCGGCTGGCAACGGCCATCGAGCAGTCGGCGGAAGGGATCTATCTGGCGGATCCCAACTGGATCATCCTCTATACGAATCCTGCCTTTGACAGGATGCTCGGCTACAAACCGGGAGAACTGCTCGGCTGGCATACACGGCTTCTGAAGAGCGGCATGCACGACAGGGACTTCTACAGGAACATCCGGGAGACCATGGCCCGGGGAGAGATATGGACGGGGAGGGCGTTCAACAAACGAAAGGACGGATCCATCGTCCCCATTGAAGCCACCCTGTCTCCGGTCCGGGACGGGACGGGGCGCATCATCAACTATGTCAGCAGCCATCGTGACATCACCCTCCAGCTGGAGGCGGAAGAGGTGCGCATGGCCCTGCAGGACCGCCTGCAGCGCGCCGAAAAGATGGAGGCGCTGGGAACGCTGGCCGGCGGAGTGGCCCACGATCTCAACAACGTCATCGGCGTCCTGGTCGGGTATTCGGAACTGCTTCTCATCAAGAGCCCGGAGAACAGCCCGCTCAAGGCTTACGCAGCGCAGATCCTGCAGGGTGGACAGCGGGCGGCGGCCATCATCCAGGACCTCCTGACCCTGGCGAGGAGAGGGGTGACGGTCTCGGAAGTGCTGAATATCAATCACGTCATAACCGATTTCATGAAGTCTCCGGAGCAGGAGAATATCCGGTCTTATAACGCGGGCGTCCGGTTCGACGTCCACCTGGACCAGGGGCTTCTGAACATCAGGGGCTCCAGGATCCACCTGACCAAGACCGTGATGAACCTGCTTCTGAATGCCGTCGAGTCCATACCGGGGGACGGGCGGGTGACGATCCGGACGGAGAACGTCTATCTTGACACGCCCCTTCCCGGTTACGAGAGCACGAAAGAGGGCGAGTATGCGGTCCTCACGGTGGCCGATTCGGGGATCGGAATTTCACAGGATAACCTGGAGCGGATTTTCGAGCCCTTCTACACGAAGAAAGTCATGGGCAGAAGCGGCACCGGCCTGGGGCTGGCCGTCGTATGGGGCACCGTCAAGGATCATGACGGGTATATCCATGTGCAGAGCGAGGAGGGTTTGGGGACGACCTTTGCACTGTACTTCCCCCTGTGCCGGGAATCTCTGCCGGAACAGCAGGAAGCCGTTTCCCGGAAAGAATACGAGGGTCGGGGGGAACGCATCCTGGTGGTCGATGACGTCGAAGGCCAGCGCAATCTTGCCGTTTCCATGCTCGACGGCCTTGGCTATACGGTTCATGCCGTGGCCAGCGGTGAAGAGGCGGTTCTGCACCTCAAAGCGAATCCGGCCGACCTCGTGGTGCTGGACATGATCATGGATCCGGGATGGGACGGCCTGGAAACCTACCGGGAGATCGTCAAGATCTATCCCCGCCAGAAAGCGATCATCGTCAGCGGATACGCCCTGACGGAGCGAGTGCGGGAAGCCCAGGCACTGGGTGCCGGCGCTTACATCCGCAAGCCCTATGTCATGGAGCAGATCGGGCTGGCCGTTCGCGGGGAGCTGCGGCAACCCGGTGAGAGGCGGCAGACGCCGGTCCGGCCGGGCGAAGGATCCGCATCGTGA
- a CDS encoding methyltransferase domain-containing protein: protein MERQGFYLMDNEEETVRLEVKTDPDAVREEARWCGVKPGMRIMDAGCGPGLTSFLLLEMARPGGEVMGVDYMGPRIQDAREKYGRQPGIGFLLHDLRNPLPPMESFDLIWVRFVLEYNLRESLDIVRNLTACLKPDGLLCLMDLDYNCLSHYPLPGPMEAALQEGMQLFQKDLNFDPYAGRKLYSYLYDLGYRDVAVRMKAHHLIYGDVRPSDLFNWTKKLEVAAVQVQGAFDAYPGGFEGFFTDFKAFFNDPRRFTYTPLILCKGRKPSAGA from the coding sequence ATGGAGAGACAGGGATTCTATCTGATGGACAATGAGGAGGAAACGGTCCGCCTGGAGGTCAAAACGGACCCGGATGCCGTTCGCGAGGAAGCCCGCTGGTGCGGCGTGAAACCGGGTATGCGCATCATGGATGCCGGGTGCGGACCGGGCCTCACGAGTTTTCTTCTTCTGGAGATGGCCCGGCCCGGAGGAGAAGTGATGGGCGTCGATTACATGGGCCCGAGGATTCAGGACGCGCGGGAGAAATACGGTCGCCAGCCCGGGATCGGGTTCCTTCTGCACGATTTAAGGAATCCCCTGCCCCCGATGGAGTCCTTCGACCTGATCTGGGTCCGTTTTGTCCTGGAATACAATCTGCGGGAAAGCCTCGATATCGTGCGGAACCTCACCGCCTGCCTGAAACCCGACGGGCTCCTCTGTCTCATGGATCTGGACTACAACTGCCTGAGCCACTACCCTCTGCCGGGGCCCATGGAAGCCGCCCTGCAGGAGGGAATGCAACTGTTCCAGAAGGACCTGAATTTCGATCCCTATGCCGGCCGCAAACTCTATTCCTATCTTTACGACCTTGGGTACCGGGACGTTGCGGTCCGCATGAAGGCCCATCACCTGATTTACGGGGACGTCCGGCCCTCGGACCTCTTCAACTGGACGAAAAAACTGGAGGTTGCCGCCGTGCAGGTCCAGGGTGCCTTTGACGCCTATCCCGGCGGATTCGAGGGATTCTTTACGGATTTCAAGGCGTTCTTCAACGATCCCCGGCGGTTCACATACACGCCCCTGATTCTCTGCAAAGGGCGGAAACCCTCCGCGGGTGCATGA